The Polynucleobacter necessarius genome window below encodes:
- a CDS encoding phosphoribosylaminoimidazolesuccinocarboxamide synthase: MPALYATSIKSLSLLSKGKVRDVYALGDDKLLMVTTDRLSACDVVMGEPIPEKGMVLNQMANFWFAKLASVIPNHLTGIDPATVVASDEVEQVKGRAVVAKRLKPILVEAVVRGYLAGSGWKDYQETGKVCGITLPAGLENAQKLPEPILTPAAKAEFGRHDENISFEKVIEIIGEKLANQIRAVSIRLYKEASEYAATRGIIIADTKFEFGLDADGQLVLMDEILTADSSRFWPAETYYVGSNPPSYDKQFVRDWLETVMMDGKLWPKTAPAPQLPADVIKKTAEKYREALTRLTEKA, translated from the coding sequence ATGCCTGCTTTGTATGCAACCTCGATAAAGTCGCTATCTTTGTTGTCCAAAGGAAAAGTTCGCGACGTATATGCATTAGGTGACGATAAGTTGTTGATGGTTACAACCGATCGTCTTTCTGCATGCGATGTCGTGATGGGTGAACCGATTCCAGAAAAAGGTATGGTCCTGAACCAAATGGCTAATTTTTGGTTTGCAAAATTAGCTTCAGTGATTCCGAATCATTTAACTGGTATTGACCCTGCTACGGTAGTTGCTTCAGATGAAGTAGAGCAGGTTAAAGGTCGTGCAGTGGTGGCAAAGCGTTTAAAGCCAATTTTAGTAGAGGCAGTAGTGCGTGGCTATCTGGCTGGAAGTGGTTGGAAGGATTACCAGGAGACTGGTAAGGTATGTGGTATCACTTTGCCAGCAGGTTTGGAGAATGCACAAAAATTACCCGAACCCATATTGACCCCAGCTGCTAAAGCTGAATTTGGTCGGCATGACGAAAATATCTCATTTGAAAAAGTGATTGAAATCATTGGTGAAAAGTTAGCCAATCAAATTCGTGCAGTGAGTATTCGTTTATATAAAGAAGCCTCCGAGTATGCCGCTACCCGCGGGATCATTATTGCGGATACCAAGTTTGAGTTTGGTCTAGACGCTGATGGTCAGCTGGTATTGATGGATGAGATCCTCACTGCAGATTCTTCACGTTTCTGGCCTGCCGAAACTTATTATGTAGGTTCTAATCCACCATCTTACGATAAGCAGTTTGTGCGTGATTGGCTTGAAACAGTGATGATGGATGGCAAACTATGGCCTAAAACTGCCCCCGCACCGCAACTACCGGCTGATGTTATTAAAAAAACTGCCGAAAAGTATCGTGAAGCGCTCACGCGTTTAACCGAGAAGGCATAA
- the purE gene encoding 5-(carboxyamino)imidazole ribonucleotide mutase, with protein MSQKPIVGIVMGSNSDWDTMQHAAQMLEQFGIAHEAKVLSAHRMPDDMFQYAEQAKTNGLQAIIAGAGGAAHLPGMLASKTTVPVYGVPVASKYLRGADSLYSIVQMPKGIPVATFAIGEAGAANAALHVIAGLALHDVDLAKRLDDFRANQSDTARSMNLPGY; from the coding sequence ATGAGTCAGAAGCCAATTGTCGGAATAGTGATGGGTTCCAATTCAGATTGGGACACTATGCAGCACGCTGCTCAAATGCTCGAGCAATTTGGTATTGCTCATGAAGCAAAAGTCCTCTCTGCCCATCGTATGCCAGACGATATGTTTCAGTATGCAGAACAAGCAAAGACCAATGGTCTGCAAGCCATTATTGCTGGCGCCGGTGGCGCAGCACATTTACCCGGGATGCTTGCTTCAAAAACCACCGTTCCGGTTTATGGTGTGCCAGTTGCAAGCAAATATTTGCGCGGTGCAGATTCTCTCTATTCGATTGTGCAGATGCCTAAAGGCATTCCAGTGGCTACATTCGCTATCGGCGAGGCTGGAGCGGCAAACGCTGCCTTGCATGTGATTGCAGGTCTAGCCTTGCATGATGTAGATTTGGCTAAGCGCCTAGATGATTTCCGAGCAAATCAGTCTGATACTGCGCGTTCAATGAATTTGCCAGGATACTAG
- a CDS encoding 5-(carboxyamino)imidazole ribonucleotide synthase, producing the protein MADFLEPILPGSYLGILGGGQLGRMFTQAAQVMGYKVCVLDPGSDSPAGSIAEKFIQAEYTDSAALKEMATLCSSVSTEFENVPAQALDELESLGVFVAPRSSCVSLAQNRIAEKNFLATWKSETNIGPAPNFVIEHEADITQTPADLFPGILKTARMGYDGKGQATVYSKDDLSLAWNELGCVPCVLEKRMELDFEVSALVVRGYDDAVVAYPVSQNLHRDGILHTSTVPAPSLKPAQEKKIIDAAKALIRKIHYVGVLCVEFFVLKNGDIVANEIAPRPHNSGHYTMDACVSSQFEQQVRAMARLPLGDTRLLTPVSMLNLLGDLWFEGSEDKAREPAWNKVLAHPDAKLHLYGKSEPRIGRKMGHINCLGEALNEARQNCTAVAAELGIEP; encoded by the coding sequence ATGGCAGACTTTTTAGAACCCATTTTGCCGGGTTCATATTTAGGAATTTTGGGTGGTGGTCAATTGGGGCGGATGTTTACTCAAGCTGCTCAAGTTATGGGTTACAAAGTTTGCGTATTGGATCCTGGTTCGGATAGCCCTGCTGGCTCAATTGCTGAAAAATTTATTCAAGCTGAGTACACAGATAGTGCAGCCCTTAAAGAAATGGCTACTTTATGTTCATCCGTCAGCACTGAATTTGAAAATGTTCCGGCTCAGGCCTTGGATGAGCTGGAGTCTTTGGGGGTGTTTGTAGCGCCGCGAAGCAGTTGTGTTTCGTTGGCGCAAAACCGTATTGCCGAGAAAAATTTCTTGGCTACGTGGAAATCGGAAACCAATATTGGACCAGCTCCCAATTTTGTGATTGAGCATGAGGCTGATATTACTCAAACTCCAGCCGATCTTTTTCCTGGAATATTAAAGACTGCTCGCATGGGTTATGACGGCAAGGGTCAAGCAACGGTTTACAGTAAAGATGATCTTTCGCTTGCCTGGAATGAATTGGGGTGCGTGCCTTGTGTGCTTGAAAAGCGCATGGAATTAGATTTTGAAGTATCAGCGCTAGTTGTGCGTGGCTATGATGATGCAGTAGTAGCCTACCCAGTTTCTCAAAATCTTCATCGTGATGGCATATTGCATACCTCCACTGTGCCAGCCCCATCACTAAAGCCTGCTCAAGAGAAGAAAATTATTGATGCAGCGAAGGCGCTCATTCGTAAGATTCATTATGTTGGAGTGCTTTGTGTCGAGTTCTTTGTTCTCAAGAATGGGGACATTGTTGCCAATGAGATTGCGCCTCGTCCGCATAATTCGGGTCACTACACCATGGATGCTTGTGTGAGTAGTCAGTTTGAGCAGCAAGTAAGAGCGATGGCAAGATTACCTTTGGGGGATACTCGCTTGCTTACACCTGTTTCCATGCTGAACTTATTGGGCGATCTTTGGTTTGAGGGTAGCGAAGATAAGGCTCGCGAGCCTGCTTGGAATAAGGTGCTTGCTCACCCAGATGCAAAGTTGCATCTATATGGCAAATCAGAGCCACGCATTGGTAGAAAAATGGGCCATATCAATTGCTTGGGTGAAGCTCTCAATGAGGCTCGCCAAAACTGTACTGCTGTTGCTGCCGAATTAGGAATTGAGCCCTAG